The genomic stretch tgattctcCATGTTGATTTTTCTCCCTTCAACAgccgtgtaggaggcaaacttgatcctatctgagcagacacgagcagtagcgccggtgtcgatgtaccagccacccttgttatcaataagttaacctcttcagtgaccacaacaatgaggtcgttttcatcccagtccttgaactccttctcaacgacgtgggcagccggcttcttcttcttgctgcggcagtcctttgcaaagtggcccggtttgccacatttgtagcaatcgccttcaaacttctttgtaggctgctttcccttccctttgtcacttggacgatttgggcgagggcgtttgttggagggaccgccccgctccaacagattggctttggcttcaagtggggtgaagcccttagccttttggtcgcttttgcgcacatcagcctcaatgcgcaacttcacgatcaagtcttcaagggtcatctgctttcgcttgtgcttgagatagctcttgaagcccttcaactaggaggaagcttgtcaatgatcgtgcaccttaggaatttgtcgggcaaggtcatcccttcagccactagtgcgtggatgatcatttggagctcttggacttgctccatgacaggtcgagaatcgaccatcttgtagtccataaatttggaagctaaaacttgttcagtccctgcagcattatctatgctatacttcttttctatgTTTTctcacatttgtttagatgtggttacattggagtatacattgtagaggctatcatctaatgcacttaaaataaaatttttacatagataatccccttttctccaagcttcatagtccgccatgacttcgagcctagtctcttggtcgcttggcgcagGCGGCTagttttccgtgaggaagttggcgacgcccaatgtcaaatagaacaacatcttttggtaccaccgcttgaagtaagatcctccaaactttggtggtttctcggcaggtggcatcattcttggtgccaaaggtgccgcacttggtccatggaaggaaccaattctgttgcccccgaaggagccaacaacatggttaggcatagagcccccaccattcatgttgggcatagagcccgccatggacgtaccagccccgaagggactagcacccgcatgagacccgaaggccccagcattcgtgtgagacccgaaggccccagcactcgatccattaaaggatccgaaggaaccactaaaagtggaaccaaccaaaccaccaaaggtggaaccagtggacgccccaaaagggttgtcccaaacccatgggacagttgaagaggcggctgggaagccggggattggcatcatcgaggggaTCGATGAAATGTTGACCGGttcagtggtcgccatggtggagggaatggcagCGGCGGAGGTGGCGGCAGCGGTGTTCGGTttagtcgacatctccagcaaaaggtgttaaagtttcgaaagttttaggtTCAGTTTAGAGGTTCAAATTCCTTCAAAAGTaagttatatctcgtcttgcgattgttggtatctggggattacaagagatacaaccgggcgtaatacaagccaaaagaaagaatacaaaatgagaaactgaacttaaaattacaatggaaaatcGAAACAACAAAACCGtgaattagccgagtcgaggaggcctcttcccgcaagacgagatacgccccggtagtgctctcggtttggcgtgtcgtccccaaaggtaaaacagctacgtctctggtgaagcagcaccgcaatcaatagagctccggcgaactggatggaggagagggcagagcttttgACAGAAAAAACAAtgtagagagagggagagagcttatgaatgcagagaatgcttgtttgTCTTagtaatgcagtggtatggctagcctatttataggccaagccaccatgcagtgtcaaccaagccattgaaggctcatcatggcagattcgtaaccgtcgtcggttacaggcgtgtggcaggagtgtgcctttctcgtgtggagcgtgtggatttcttatgtggcagccgtgactgtgcctcgcttgacgatgtgtcaagccacttggactgctgactcggcggtggtctaaaaagattagtttgggccaagcaccaagcccaaagaccacccaaagaccaattgccaagatccaagtccaagtccaagatcaagatagGGATCAGGATCGAGATCGGGCCccggcccgcggcccgcgagcgcgtgtgggctctttcacccatcttggtccactataattattaagtaacctaaagtcacttaatttaaacacattaaaatatgtgttaatcctccaatgtgggataattaacactagttaattattccctaagctccaactccaagctttaattaaaagctaattatgcccaactttaatccactatttctcactcaccggaaatcggatttgagaaagtgaatatactacatttatctacgtaaaatgtagatcgacgctatttcatttaatttcacaaaattaaatgtctcgtcacatttattatttggtcaaaatccattgaccgggcatatttaatccatgatttttacaggGCCTTGACTCAGGACTTATTCGATTGCGTTCATGAGGCTGAGGCGGAATGCTTGGCCGATATGataaatcaataactaactaaataatcaGATATGAGAATATTTTAGGAGATATGCTCGTATCACAATGTGGtatgtttttgtgaagacgatcagctgcccaatgggtgacaagagagttttatttgcgcaaaagcaggaggttgcgcggaaggatgtggacCGGGCATTTGGTGTactccaagcgcggtgggcaatagtgaaaggtccGGCGCatttctggttcaaggaagtcgtcgccgatgtcatgtatgtgtgcatcatcttgcataacatgatagtcgaacaagaaggtggaagagtcaccgattggggcgatgatgaaggtggatctagctccagcacggcgaccccTCCCCAATGAGgttcgaggattaccgatgggctacaatgaggttctatctagacaggcctcaatgcgcaaccaacaagaccatgctcagctcatgaacgacatgattgaagaagtttgggactGTAACCGCCATTaagaatttgtagttttttttttatttcgtactgtaatgtttgaattttcaatgaaatgaagttttttttccaAGTTTTGTAGtgtttttaaatattcaaataaataaaatgcgtAGGGCGGCCTATTGggcatcccactgcaggtgaatgGGTAAGGAGATAAAATACTGATGTGGCGGAgcatagggcgccctatagggcagactatagggcgccccattgtggatgctcttaatgttTGTGAGCACTGAGCTGTGAGACTAAGATCACGGGAATGAATATTGACATGGTCAACATGTCAAGCCACTAGTGGCTAGTGCCGAAGCTGCTGGTGCACTTATTTGTATGCGGATAAAAAAAGAccaattttactattttcaaccGTCTATTAAAATtagacaaattttaaaaatgaaaaatgttaaACACTGTTACCACTACTGAGAAATGAGAATGTAGACTCCATAATCCGTTGATACTTATTCCaccatctttctctctctttcctaCTTTTTAAATTACGGTAATATTGAATTCCGTATTATTTAcaactttattaattttctgaCTAGGGTAGTACTCTGTATGTATCATTTGGAAAAAATACTCATAAGTACGATTAGGTCTAGGGAAAAATACCGTAATACTGAAATACAACACTTACCGTACcaaaaataccgattttttggTATACCACaactttcggtacggtatcgtaCCGTACCTTCAGATTttggtacggtaacggtatgaatttttCATATACCGCATTATACTGCAAAATTATTGTATATACTATAATTTGGGGTATATGCCGTTTTATAACGCATACCGaatatgtatatacatataccatatttataatattttaaaatttattatttaaaatattacttttTTCCCCTAAAACTAAAGCCCTAACcctatatttaatactccctccgtttcactatagttgaggcggaacttttgggcacggagtctaagaaagggatgttgggtgtgttaaataaatagttaaaaaagtaagagagaggaaaaggtagagagaataaagtataaagtgaataaagtataaagtgaataaagtagagggaataatgtaagagagagtaaagtaagaaagagaaaaaagttaccgtatatggaaatgactcaactatgaagaaacttcccgaaatggaaaaatgactcaactatagaaAAAAGTTatcatatatggaaatgactcaactatgaaaaaaaaacttctcgaaatggaaaaatgactcaactataatgaaacggagggagtactagtttaATTTCAAAATCGGACCCCACCGCCAAACGCAGACAAATTTCTCTTCTTCCACCACCGCCTATACCGTCAGCTGCCTCCAACTAAAGCCCTAAccctatatatttttttgatgTTGGAATTTTATTGATTTGAAGTTATATCAATTCTGAATGTTAAGAACTACTTTGATTGTAAcgaattttatcattttgtacATTATCAAATAGTTAAAATGTTATTTTCcgtatttaattttatgaaataggTTTTCATTCGGTAAGAGCATGATTTTAACATATTGGTATTTCAATATAATGTACCATACTGCGGTATAGCAGTATACCAAAGTATGGTATGGTATACAGAAATGTTGGTAAAgtaattatattcatattttgataTACTGAATTGAATTTAAGGTACTACCGCaatacggtataccgaaaaaatcGGTATGGTATCATTTTTTTCTCATGCCGTACCGAGCGGTACGGTATGCCCCCATTTCGGTACGGTGACCCATCCCTAAGTACGATCTTATACTCCAATATATATAATCCGGAAATAATACACATAAGTATGATCTTATACTCCAATATATATCATCTGGAAATTTTACACATGTTACATATGTATGATCTTATACTCCAACATACTTTGGATTGCGTCAAGATAAATGTAGCATGATGTCATTTCTTGCAAGGAATCTCACAATTATAGAATTGACATTACAAAGAACACTATAACAATATCATATATAAATCGAAAATGGATAATACTGAGGTTTTCTCCGTTGTATCTCTCCGTATAGGCTACCTAGTGAGCAAAGGGTGGTGCAGCAGGGAGGCTCGGTTCAAGGACCTGAAGCACACCCGTGGCGAGCCTTCTCGTGAGATCCTCAACAGCGACTTTTACCACATCTCTCCTCATGCCAATGTCTGCCGCATAGCGGCTCACACAATAAACCCCAACCGCAGTCGCTGCCATCCCGTAGATGTTGGTGGTGACGAGCCGTAGTGGCGTGGACATCACAGCCGCAAGAGGTCCGCCTATAATGGACACAGCCTGCCCGCTTTGCCCCATTGTACTCTGATCCAGCACGAGCAGTCCCGTCTTGCAGTAAATCGCAAAGTCCTCACAGTTGTTCTTGAACACATTGTAGCATCCAAATCCGTTGTCGAGCAGGTATTTGGCTCGGTGGATCACATCATCGTCAGAATCCGAGACAGCGAGGGTGCAAGTCCCTCCCCGTGCCTTTGCAAGGAAAAGAGCAGGGCTGACTGAATACTCAAACCGATACAAAATACCACCAGCTAGGAAGCAGTTCAAGCACGACGAGACCACTCCATGTGCATCCTCTCTCGGGACACAGGTGGGGCACGGAATATACGATCGATTCGGTCCTGAGCTCACCAGCAGGACATCTAGCACGGTACCGGTTCCGACCTCCTGACCACGTCTGGTGAAATGTATAACTTTATCATCTCCAAGATATATTCCTATTCTCATCCAAGCATTGTGCACAAAATCATCAGAAAAAACCTTgacatcaatttttttaaacaatATAAAAGCAACAACTATGCAGAAACTCAATTAAATCTTTACCAAATCCTGACTTTTCATCTAATTTCTAACCATCAAATGCTAGTGAGGATTTGTTTCACACAAATTCTAATTGGATTGCACTGAAATTAAATGCTCTATGATTCGAAACAAGTTGTATTTGTCATCGATAAAACCTAATCGAATCAATTCATCGGAAACCAACCGTGATGAGCATAGATGTATGCAGTCCTCCACGAGTAGATATGATCCCCTGGTTTGAGGTTACTCCTTGCGATTCTTCGCGTTTGCAATCACAAAAACACAAAATCAgccaaatacacacactaacaAATTCAGCCACGATTAATCAATAGAATGTAAAAAGGGGATGATACGAATATTAATAGCACAATCAAGCGATTTAGAAAATTGACGAGACCTACCTATTCGAGAGCAGCCCCATTTCCAGCGGTGAATCTGACAGAGAAGTGATATTGGGGAAGAGTTGCGTTGCGGTAAAACGAAAACAGCAGATGATATCTCTTCGCCGCGAATCTGTGATTTATGGCTCTGACGCTATACGCAATGAAGCGGTTACCCACGGAATGACGAAATTGCCCTTGCCTCGATTCCCAAATTTCATGCCTTCAGACCTAAGTTAGCGTGTCGGCGTAATTACGTCTCAGCAATCTTAACTTAATAAATCAAATCtaagttttatttatttgcaCGTGTACTGGAATTACTATATTAATTGCGTCACAGCCGCtaatattttgattaatttagaAGTTATTTATTAGATCATCCACTATAGGCGGCCTTCCtcaatagccccgccccttttttgtccatagccccattTTTTTTCCACAGCCCCACTATAGGCGGAGACTTCCAATAGCtttgaaattttataaccaatttccattttaattttttcatttcatttttaaatcagctgaattgaaataattataaaacgagataattgagaccgaatattcgttgtaatggcaaatgtaaaattatacaacgaacgaattaaaaaaatacaaataaaaacgccgCCACCGTCTAATCGGCGGCGGAGTCCGATTTCTCCTCCTCTACTTCGTCGCCTTCTCCGTCTCCCTCGCTGCCGCCGGCCGCCGCTGCCCCAGGACCCTCATCAGCCAAGCGCAGACGGCGCTGGATCCGACGTATGAGGTCGGAGTATATATTCTTAATGTACGGGTCGGTTGCGGCCTTGTATTTGCTGCAGACTTCAGGCAATTCGTGCGTCAGCTGCACATATACGTTATCCCTCAACACCTCGCTGGCAAAAGGGGCCCTTGACGGCGGTGTAGGCGCGGGCTGCGGAGCGCGCGATCCAGACGCTTCCAACAATCGGCGGGAGGAACCGCGAGCTTCTCTAGCGCGTCGGATAGAGGCATGTTGTCCCGGAGGGCGAGcgcgcctagagtgtgtagcggaGGGCTCTTCGGCTTGCTCTTCGTTCAGGTCAAACGATTGCGAGCCACTGCCGTtgctgtagtccccggcaaTGTTGTGTCATGTCCGCTTCGGGCCCGGAGCCTGCTCTTGCGCACAGATGTCCTTGAATTTCGAGCAGTCCTCGAGAACTAGATACTTCTGCCACATTGTGAACTTCGGATTGCCCTGCGTGTTGTATTGGCTCATTGAAAGTGCTTTCACGTCAGcctcgcttcggccactctccgcatggagcaggttgttctggtatatgcccGCGAAACGCCAGGTGGCcggcagaatcctagaccacttctTGCGGAGCTGTTCCGCGTCACGCGGTTTGGCGCCGCaaggtttgaactcgttgtacGCCAACACgacgcgcttccaaaagctcccctcggtctgatcggtgcccactatggggtctGATGTCGCGGCATCCCACGCACTCGCCACAgcaatggactccgctttgATGTCGTGCGTGGCCTTTTTTTGTCCGGCTTGAACTGAGCCGCTGGCCGAACCGCCACCACCGGAGCCGACGCCGCTGCCCTCTCCGCCGGCGCCGCTGCACgatccgccaccgccaccgccacatCGAcggccgccgccaccgccgctggattggaaaggggtctTTGGACGCGGATGGAGAAGGGctcgaggttgggtctgtaatcccCAAACGCCGAGCGACTCAGATTCCTCGGCAAAGGTTGGGGCgtgggagaagacctccacggctgagatggtggaggagttggactcgatgcccacggcgggGGAGATTGACTCCAACTCCATGGCTAGGACGActgagaaggatagccgccatatcccgacggatGAGCAGGATAGcagccatatcccgacggctgagacgAATAGCCgtcatatc from Salvia splendens isolate huo1 chromosome 4, SspV2, whole genome shotgun sequence encodes the following:
- the LOC121801549 gene encoding protein LEAD-SENSITIVE 1-like, which produces MGLLSNRIARSNLKPGDHIYSWRTAYIYAHHGIYLGDDKVIHFTRRGQEVGTGTVLDVLLVSSGPNRSYIPCPTCVPREDAHGVVSSCLNCFLAGGILYRFEYSVSPALFLAKARGGTCTLAVSDSDDDVIHRAKYLLDNGFGCYNVFKNNCEDFAIYCKTGLLVLDQSTMGQSGQAVSIIGGPLAAVMSTPLRLVTTNIYGMAATAVGVYCVSRYAADIGMRRDVVKVAVEDLTRRLATGVLQVLEPSLPAAPPFAH